A window of the Cicer arietinum cultivar CDC Frontier isolate Library 1 chromosome 6, Cicar.CDCFrontier_v2.0, whole genome shotgun sequence genome harbors these coding sequences:
- the LOC101512234 gene encoding putative axial regulator YABBY 2 isoform X1, with translation MSMDMMATERVCYVHCNFCNTILVVNVPYSSLQTMVTVRCGHCANLLSVNMVASLQPFSPPLPQQIVLEEPSNKEMGSSSKCNKIASTFEPVVEHEQPRIPPIRPIEKRHRVPSAYNRFIKEEIQRIKASNPDISHREAFSSAAKNWAHFPHIHHFGKQQAKLDHGEATHEKSNGFY, from the exons atgtcaATGGACATGATGGCAACAGAACGTGTTTGTTATGTTCACTGCAACTTCTGCAACACCATTTTAGTG GTGAATGTTCCATATAGCAGTTTGCAAACCATGGTTACAGTTAGATGTGGACATTGTGCTAATTTGCTATCAGTTAACATGGTTGCATCACTTCAACCATTTTCTCCTCCACTCCCTCAG CAAATAGTTCTTGAAGAACCAAGCAACAAGGAAATGGGATCATCTTCAAAATGCAACAAAATAGCATCAACATTTGAACCAGTAGTAGAGCATGAACAACCTAGGATTCCTCCCATTCGTC CTATAGAGAAAAGACATCGGGTTCCTTCTGCTTATAACCGGTTCATTAA AGAAGAAATTCAAAGGATTAAGGCCAGTAATCCAGATATCAGCCACAGAGAGGCTTTTAGCTCAGCAGCAAAAAAT tggGCACATTTCCCCCATATTCATCACTTTGGCAAGCAACAAGCAAAATTGGACCATGGCGAAGCAACTCATGAAAAGTCTAATGGATTCTACTGA
- the LOC101512234 gene encoding putative axial regulator YABBY 2 isoform X2 has protein sequence MVTVRCGHCANLLSVNMVASLQPFSPPLPQQIVLEEPSNKEMGSSSKCNKIASTFEPVVEHEQPRIPPIRPIEKRHRVPSAYNRFIKEEIQRIKASNPDISHREAFSSAAKNWAHFPHIHHFGKQQAKLDHGEATHEKSNGFY, from the exons ATGGTTACAGTTAGATGTGGACATTGTGCTAATTTGCTATCAGTTAACATGGTTGCATCACTTCAACCATTTTCTCCTCCACTCCCTCAG CAAATAGTTCTTGAAGAACCAAGCAACAAGGAAATGGGATCATCTTCAAAATGCAACAAAATAGCATCAACATTTGAACCAGTAGTAGAGCATGAACAACCTAGGATTCCTCCCATTCGTC CTATAGAGAAAAGACATCGGGTTCCTTCTGCTTATAACCGGTTCATTAA AGAAGAAATTCAAAGGATTAAGGCCAGTAATCCAGATATCAGCCACAGAGAGGCTTTTAGCTCAGCAGCAAAAAAT tggGCACATTTCCCCCATATTCATCACTTTGGCAAGCAACAAGCAAAATTGGACCATGGCGAAGCAACTCATGAAAAGTCTAATGGATTCTACTGA